The region GTGACATTTTAAGGAacttcaaaataccacaagaagAAGAGTGAAATCTGAAGAGGGAGGGAAATAAATACGTATGAGTCAAAGGTTCAGTGAAATGTCAAAGTACTCACTTAATAATTACCAAATCCAGGAGTTTTTAAGGTGAAGAGTTTAAGGACAAAGACACTGAAGAGGACGGTTTGGATCATTGGGACTGTCCATTCTGAAACAGAGCACTTGGAAGATACTAATCTGAAAGTAAGTAACAGATTCTAATAGCTCTAAAGGACCAGTTGGTTTTAAAATATTGGTTGTAAAATGTCTTTTCTGGCACTTAAACAGAAATATCGTCGACATGgaaaaagtatatatatgtgtgtgtgtgtgtgtatgggtgaatgtgtgaaattgtctctAGTTACTTTCAACGAGTGAAGCAATAAATAGAACTAATGaaagattttaataaaaattaaaatagataTTACCCCAATTAAACAATcccattatttttacatttcacattAACAGTGCTTACACGATCGCCTAGTTATGGTTAACTAACtaaaatcaaaaatatatcTGCTCTAAGAGTCATTTTTGAGTGTtgcataaaaaacaaaataaaaacgtCCCCAACGTACCATAGACCCAGTAGGGCCCAAACGAGAAACAGggcagccttgcccttaagcgagggaacaCCTCCCACCTTACAGAACCTGAATCTGAAATCCAGAGAGACATCCATCAGCTCAGCAGAGGTGGAATATGACAGAGTTTGCCCTGTTAGTAGGGCATTGGCTCCCAATGTGAGGCACATTTGGGTCTCTCAGAGTGGGGGGCATTCCCATGCTTAAGGGTAAGGCCACCCTGTTCTTCCAAGCTAGAGGTTCCCCTTTTAAGAGGTTCCCACCTCTAAAGTTTCAGAGTCTGTGGATAGGTCTGTGTCTGAAGCAGCACAAGCAAACCAATGGTACCCCTGTGACAGGTTCACATCTCTTGACCCAGGGGTCAACGATGGTCAAGAGAGCACTCTGTGCCAACCAACACATACCAACCAGCCCCATTCTTCCATGAGAGATCAGATGACATAAGATTAGATGTCACAACAGTTGACATAAGATGAGATAATCTGGAAATTCTTCTTGAACATTACATTGCTGCAAAtttgctgtccaatcaaaaacatcttaaatttcaatggaagtcaatgtaaaaacatgttattcagagtaattttggagtgtttctagtggtcattcatcatgagatttacacaaaGTGTGTAGGacagcagctgtgttcaaatgatgtagtaaactaagcatacacacacatgaagatatatgtttttagttggacagcaatgatatacacacactcacatttacaatGTCTAATAAAATCATACCAAAAATCTAATTAGATTTTACTTGTCATTCCTATAATGCAATACATTGTTAATTACATTAATGAAAACTATAGACAACCTATTTTTTACAACAAAATCTAAACAAGAACTAAACAAAAAGAATCATTTAAAGTTGAGATTGATCACAAAATGTTTGGCACATAGCATCAacgaataaaaataaattcagatCTGAAAGACTGAGATTTGTGACAAAATCAAAAGGAGATAAATGGGGAAATGTTCAGTTTACTGTTGTCAGGGCAACGAGAGGGGCTGGGCAGAATACTGAAGAGGAGGTGGCTCCCAAGGAATCGATTCTTCAAGAATCTTAAGCTGTGTCCGAAacctgtgccctattcactattttggggttccgccATTTGGTTCCGCAAATttgacaattttcagtgcactcaaacaatcccaaaaTTCACTGCACAAAGTAGTGTGAAACTCATGCACATGagcagatatcagattacccataatccattgTGTTGTTTGGTGAAAACCCACATGAGGGAGTGTTCAAAAGCATTCATTATCCTCCTgcattcagttccctataacaGTGCACTATATAATGAATATTATAGGCCacagtgaatagggagccatttcggacacaggGTTAGGTTCCAATTTGGTCAATGATTCATTGACTCATTCGTTAAACTCTTGGATTCGACTCAGTGTCTTCTCAGTTTGAACATAACAAATGCATAATCTAAAGAAAATATGGAGGAACAGTTGGcatattatttttatgaatctgggtgcaaacattttttaagctgttgtttataaaattttgtaataataataataacactaggcatggtggccaagtggcaaggcgtcggtctcgtaaaccgaagatcatgggttcaacccccgtccgtgcctttcATTTGaagtggcggcacggtggcgcagcaggtagtgttgcagtcacacagctccaggggcctggaggttgtgggttcgattcccgctccaggtgactgtgaggtcctcccacagtccaaaaacacacgttggtaggtggattggtgactcaaaagtgtccgtaggtgtgagtgtgtgggtgaatgtgtgtattgccctgtgaaggactggcgccccgtccagggtgtattcctgccttgcgcccaatgattccaggtaggctctggacccacctcgaccctgaactggataagcgcttacagataatgaatgaatgaatgaataatacctCTAAAATATTAAACCTTTCAAACTAGACTATTAaattagttttaatttaaaggtaaactaaaactaacaataaataaatgatggaAATTTGTTAAAAACTAAATCAAAATGAGCCACTAAATTAATACTGCACCAATGTTTTCACTCTAACCTCTTTACATCTATTTCTTCATAGAAATGAAGTCAGACTCTGTTGCCATGACGGCGCTAGGCAGCCTGAGTAAGCAAGGCGTTGTGTGCATCTTTGGTACCGGGGACTTTGGACGCTCTCTGGGCCTCCGCTTGCTTCAGGCAGGGTATGAGGTCATCTACGGATCCAGAGACCCCACAAACTCCACTCTGTTGCCCAAAGGCGCCAAGGTGCTGACCCACCAAGAAGCGGCTCAGAAGGCCAAGCTAATCTTCGTGGCGGTTCATCGAGAGCATTATGGCTTTCTGACCGCGCTGGCCCCAGCTCTGGAAGGGAAAGTGCTAGTGGATATCAGTAACAACCTGAGGAGGGGGCAGTACCCACAAGCCAATGCTGAATTCCTCAGCACGCTGGTGCCGGGGGCAGTCGTGGTCAAAGCCTTCAACACCATCTCGGCCTGGGCTCTGCAGTCTGGAGGGCTGGACGCCAATAGACAGGTAGGAACACAGGTCGACACCTGCTCACACTACACTTCATCCTGCATTAGCCTGCATgtaggaacatttctgtgaggatttgatggcgttCAACCACAAAAGCATTCTTGAGGtctggtgctgatgttggaggattagttccaGAATTCCACAGCAGTTCCAGAGGGTGCTGTGTGTATACAATTAGATTTCTGCTTTCACAGTGGCTAAATCAACTCCTGTTGAGGGGTAGGTCAGTTAAATGGCTGACTTACTTTTAGATACTTCCAAACATCCTTTATCCCATGCAAACATTATTAAGTATGTCGCTGGCTGAAAGCATTTGGAAAGACGTTGGGGGGAATTATGGGACATGTAGTGCTTGTAGTGTATTGAATttgcatggtgtgttctctaattcTCCTCAGCAATCCTGGATAATATTGATTTATGATATTTTAGTGGGGCACAGCACTCTTTTACTGGGACCTGTGCCCCGATAAATTGGGTGTAACGACATCCCTGCCACGAATCCTAATGTTAGGGATCTCTCCCTTGTAGCTGCACCTTGCTGGAGTCTAATACAGAGATGCTAGCACATCCGCTCATGCATAATTTGTTTTGTGCCTTCATTAGTGGACAGTTTCTGACGAAAGATTGGACATTCTTGCGTGAGGGACCCTTTTATACCTAGTGGTGACATTGAGAAGTGTACAAAGTTAGTCCTGCCATCATCTACCTTCCTATGACCTTATATAGAGGTAAGGAGGAGGATTGAGGGGGTAGTTCTAATATGTGTATTAAATATgtgtaataatattaatgtataataaaatCACCACTGTCCCTTGCCCAATCTGTAACCCAGTCTAAACCCAATCAGCCATGGATCCAAGTGCAAAGTGATAAAAGCACCTCCAGACTTGGGTAAAAATTAATATAATCTTGATGCCTCCCAGCAGTAGCCCCCCGACTCCAACTTCTCCCCCCCGATGATCTGAGGCCAAACAAAATGAACCATGCCTGGACTTCCCTCTGTCATTGTCTCCTGCCGTATTTATAGATGCGTTCCGAACATCCGGCACACTGTTGCACATGTTAAATCAGCTTCGGCAGGCAAGGATGTATGTGAGTAACACATCAGAATGGTATTGCAAGCTCCAGAGACACGGAGTTTTGTTCTCGGCTGTCAAAAAAGCCCGGCTTCATGCTTCAAGTACCATCTCATCACCATGGTGAGAAGAAGCAGAAAGCACAGCATGGAGCTTGGAGAACAACAAAGTCAGGCACTCGCAATGGCAGggttacatgtgtgtgtgtgtgtatgtgtgtggtgtgtgtgtgtgcttattaTCTGGGAAATGAGGCCAATACAATGGAAAAGTCTCACTCATCATTTGGGGACTAGGGTATCAGGATGGAACTGAGTTCATGGAGTCTAAACCCAAGCAATCAATTATGACTCCCCTCTGTGAGCCACTGACCATGTTTTGTTAgcattaggtgtgtgtgtgtgtgtgtgagagagagagagagagggagagagagagagattttactCAGTATGTTTTCTCAGACTGTTTTACTACAGTCTGTTTTCAGACTCGATGTGGGGAGTTCTTTGTGAGGGCCAGATCAATTTACTTGAAAGTGAAGACATGATTAAGTTTTAGGGTTAAGGAAGTGTCCAAAACGCTTTAAAAATTGTGTGCATTACTTACATTGTGAGGACCCAAATCTGTTTTCAAGCTTACACTGTGGGGACCTTTGCTCTTTGTGGAGACACTGAATTTTATGGTTTAAAATCAAGATTTAAGGATATGAAAGTGGTTGGGATTAGGGTTTGCCGGCTAGATCTTATGTTTTAAGGTTAAGTCTCTATTAAATGTatgggtaccactttaaaataagtctACACTTCTGAAGTATTAaatagttattaattaggtttATACACTTTAAATggcattaatattaatttgtaaCACATGTAGGATGGGCGGCAGCAGGGTTGCAAAATTCCAGGAATTTTCAAAGTTGGTAAATTTACCATGGGAATTAACAGGGAATTAACAGGTGATTATGTGAATTAACAGGAATTAATGGGAATAAAAGCTCAACACGAGACACTTACATATAGTCAGTAAAAACATATACTGACGCATAATCTTAGTTGAAACAATTAGATATGATTCCAAAATTGTAAAAATGCTCCTCAATCCCAGGCACAtggcacattacacactgaagggCTATTGAGACCACACTCCTGCACTGTTCATTCCTCCATCTAACTACAGAAAGCACACGTTTTCATATgggttcatatttatttttacagtaataGCATTGAAACGTTTAAGCAACTATTAAATCAAGGTGTAATCTTACAGTTGCTTGCTATCTGCTAAATCAGAAAAGCTCAATGAGCAATTTCATTTAAGAGACTACTTTACCAAGGCTAGCAAGATGTTAGCTTACCAAGGCTAGCATAGGCTAGctacctattattattatttttttgcctcAATGGGTTTCTGTAACCAATAATTAATACTTATTAATTATTGATTTGGACATGGAGTATACGTTTTTAGGTTCAGGAAGAAGCCTAAAACTATAAAGCTAAAAGGCAGAGGCTAGGCTTGTgggaaaatacttttattagattttatgttaattttgattttttttaagaagAAGGAAGGctgcatttacattttgaatGGCACTTTGTTTGAGGGGTTTCAGGGGCAGGAGTTGTATAATTCTGATTTCTGACTATTCTGAAAATTGTGGCAGCACCGAGTGGGAGGGGCAACAGCCTCCCTTTTGTTAGTTCAGGGTTTTTTTGAGGGTTATTTAAGTGGTtttgtgttgtctgtgtgtttataggGTGTGGGAATTATGTGTTGGACCTTCTGTGGCGGTTTTCAAGGGTTGGGCATTATACACCATCCAGGGTTTTGGAAGGATGGTGAATAAAGGTGCTCTGTTAGTTTCAACATACACCAATCCTAAGTTGCTAATCATTGCCTTGCTTCCTTCCCTGTGCCCTTTTAAGGATTTGTAAAAGGTTGCTTAAAACCTCTTACCTACCAAACACATTGGAATGATCTATATTTTACTATTCCTAAATCTCTTGTCTTTCTAGGTGCTTATCTGTGGTGACAATGCTGAGGCTAAGCAAGGAGTAGTGGACATCGCTCACAGTCTTGGACTCAACGCCCTGGACCGAGGGTCCCTTAGAGCAGCGTCTGAGCTGGAGGACATCCCCCTGCAGCTCTTCCCTATGTGGCGACTGCCCTTCCGCATCGCTGTCGGACTTCTCGCTGCTTTCTTCTTCTATGTTTTAATCCGGGACGTCATCTACGCTAGTGCCACAGAGGGGAAGGACATCTCTTTCCGCATCatggtctctctggccaataaGGCCTTTCCCATGGTTTCTTTGGTGATGCTGTCCTTGTGCTATCTGCCAGGCATCATGGCAGCATTCCTACAGCTCTACAATGGCACCAAGTACAAGCGCTTCCCTGATTGGCTGGATCGTTGGATGCTGTGCAGGAAACAGATGGGATTGCTGGCTCTAGCCTTTGCATTCCTTCACGTACTGTACACCTTCGCCATTCCCATCAGATACTACGTGTTCCAGCGTAGATTCACCTTCACTGCCACACTGGTAAGTGATTTTATTGTGTAGATAGATCTCTGAAATTCAAAAGAAACTAAACTAGATAGTGAAGCGCTATTCTTCTTTTAACAAGTTTATACTTACTAAAAGTAATTCAGGTGTGCTATTACTGTGATATTAATGTGCTATTACTGTGTTATTGCTTTGCTACTGTATTTTTGATT is a window of Hoplias malabaricus isolate fHopMal1 chromosome 1, fHopMal1.hap1, whole genome shotgun sequence DNA encoding:
- the steap4 gene encoding metalloreductase STEAP4; its protein translation is MKSDSVAMTALGSLSKQGVVCIFGTGDFGRSLGLRLLQAGYEVIYGSRDPTNSTLLPKGAKVLTHQEAAQKAKLIFVAVHREHYGFLTALAPALEGKVLVDISNNLRRGQYPQANAEFLSTLVPGAVVVKAFNTISAWALQSGGLDANRQVLICGDNAEAKQGVVDIAHSLGLNALDRGSLRAASELEDIPLQLFPMWRLPFRIAVGLLAAFFFYVLIRDVIYASATEGKDISFRIMVSLANKAFPMVSLVMLSLCYLPGIMAAFLQLYNGTKYKRFPDWLDRWMLCRKQMGLLALAFAFLHVLYTFAIPIRYYVFQRRFTFTATLIKENKTYEFDNVMAWRSDSYLAMGMLGFAFFVLLGITSLPSVSNSLNWREFSCIQSKLGHLTLLLCTAHAILYGWDKFVKPSAYKWWTPPGYMLSLVVPFLVLSLKLFLITPCLDRKITRIRQGWERPGNAGKPNTKSSQPLIL